From a single Rutidosis leptorrhynchoides isolate AG116_Rl617_1_P2 chromosome 5, CSIRO_AGI_Rlap_v1, whole genome shotgun sequence genomic region:
- the LOC139849530 gene encoding secreted RxLR effector protein 161-like translates to MYLTTSRPNIMFAVCLCAGFQANPRYSHYKDVMRIFSYLKGTPNLGLWYPFGTGFNHTGFTDADHGGDQVNRKSTSGGLQFLGRKLVSWSSRKQNCISLSTAESEYIAAAKLLLTSAVDADPTS, encoded by the coding sequence ATGTATCTCACTACTAGTAGACCGAACATCATGTTTGCTGTATGTCTTTGTGCCGGATTCCAAGCCAACCCTAGGTACTCTCACTACAAGGATGTAATGAGAATCTTTAGCTATCTCAAAGGCACGCCCAATCTTGGACTCTGGTATCCCTTTGGGACTGGATTCAACCATACGGGATTTACAGATGCTGATCATGGTGGTGACCAAGTAAACCGGAAAAGTACCTCTGGTGGTCTCCAATTCCTAGGTCGTAAATTAGTCAGCTGGTCCTCCCGCAAGCAAAACTGCATATCTCTTTCCactgctgagtctgagtacatcgcAGCTGCAAAGCTGTTGCTCACAAGTGCTGTGGATGCAGACCCAACTTCTTGA